Proteins encoded together in one Desulfuromonas acetexigens window:
- a CDS encoding cytochrome-c peroxidase, with product MRRLLGWALCLMLLAPGLTRAEQALLGLPPVPVPENNPQTPEKIALGDKLFHDQRFSSTGEVSCATCHDVQKAFTDSPLKVSEGIEKLTGTRNAPTVINSAYYTTLFWDGRSPDLEDQSIHPFVNPVEMGLANHEPILAIVRNDPEYVAAFQQVFGKSGEQITLTEVIQAIAAFERTIVAGDTPFDRWYFAGDGRGMSTAAKRGFEVFIGQGRCVSCHVIEQTQALFTDNRFHNIGVGINNIQQEVPELAGAFLKAKAEGIDVDVAVLTDSKTSELGRFAITDQFDDMGAFKTSTLRNIALTAPYMHDGSLATLRDVVVHYNNGGFSKEGEQVNAFLSGGIRPLNLSEQQIDDLVAFMETLTSPQFVQTASAERN from the coding sequence ATGAGACGACTGCTAGGTTGGGCGCTCTGCCTGATGCTGCTGGCGCCGGGGCTGACCCGGGCGGAGCAGGCCCTGCTCGGGCTGCCGCCGGTGCCGGTGCCGGAAAACAATCCCCAGACCCCGGAAAAGATCGCCCTTGGCGACAAGCTCTTTCACGACCAACGCTTCAGTTCTACCGGCGAGGTGAGTTGCGCCACCTGCCACGATGTGCAGAAGGCCTTTACCGACAGCCCCCTCAAGGTTTCCGAGGGGATCGAGAAGTTGACCGGCACCCGCAACGCGCCGACGGTCATCAACTCGGCTTATTACACCACCCTCTTCTGGGACGGACGCTCTCCGGACCTGGAAGACCAGTCCATTCATCCCTTCGTCAATCCCGTGGAAATGGGGTTGGCGAACCATGAGCCGATTCTGGCCATCGTGCGCAACGATCCCGAGTACGTCGCGGCCTTTCAGCAGGTTTTCGGCAAGAGCGGTGAGCAGATCACCCTGACCGAGGTCATTCAGGCCATCGCCGCCTTCGAGCGGACCATCGTCGCCGGCGATACCCCCTTCGACCGCTGGTATTTCGCCGGGGACGGCCGCGGCATGAGTACCGCCGCCAAGCGCGGCTTTGAGGTCTTCATCGGCCAGGGGCGCTGCGTTTCCTGCCACGTTATCGAACAGACCCAGGCCCTCTTCACCGACAACCGCTTCCACAACATCGGTGTCGGCATCAACAACATCCAGCAGGAAGTTCCCGAACTGGCCGGCGCCTTTCTCAAGGCCAAGGCCGAAGGGATCGATGTGGACGTCGCCGTGCTCACCGACAGCAAGACCTCGGAGTTGGGGCGTTTCGCCATAACGGATCAGTTCGACGACATGGGCGCCTTCAAAACCTCGACCCTGCGCAACATCGCCCTGACCGCCCCCTACATGCACGACGGCAGCTTGGCGACCCTGCGCGACGTGGTCGTTCATTACAACAATGGCGGCTTCAGCAAGGAAGGAGAGCAGGTCAACGCTTTCCTCAGCGGTGGCATCCGCCCGTTGAATCTCAGTGAGCAGCAGATCGATGACCTGGTGGCCTTCATGGAAACCCTGACCAGCCCCCAATTTGTCCAGACGGCTTCGGCCGAGCGGAACTAA
- a CDS encoding flagellar basal body rod C-terminal domain-containing protein produces the protein MIKALDTSIQGLKAMETRMAASANNLANVNTEGFKKDRVTLSETAQGGIRAEVAKVDTPGDVVEDRGTTRELSNVDMAEEIAGTIPTKAAYSANLKMIQAQDELTGTLLSIKK, from the coding sequence ATGATCAAAGCGCTCGATACCAGCATCCAGGGTCTGAAGGCCATGGAAACCCGCATGGCCGCCTCGGCCAACAATCTCGCCAACGTCAATACCGAAGGATTCAAGAAGGATCGCGTCACCCTGAGCGAAACCGCCCAGGGCGGAATCAGGGCCGAGGTCGCCAAGGTCGACACGCCGGGGGATGTGGTCGAGGATCGGGGAACAACGCGGGAACTCTCCAACGTCGACATGGCCGAGGAGATTGCCGGAACCATCCCGACCAAAGCCGCCTACAGCGCCAACCTGAAGATGATTCAGGCCCAGGACGAACTGACCGGAACCCTGCTCAGCATCAAAAAATAG
- a CDS encoding M6 family metalloprotease domain-containing protein, with the protein MSAIFGETLILTQDNGPDVPLVVFGDEFYARYETPEGYTAVYDTDLGLFCYAVVLDGRFASSGAPIGKQPPPGLRRHLKESGEVRNEKFNLRYNRIMPPEDVAAGHRLRTFGMAQGLLPGRRVSQGAVRGLTILVDFPDLQSTIPVAEVEALLNGDNYRGNGNFCSVREYFALMSSGKLDFRNRVIGPVRLSQNRDYYKTTLLVREALELAISEYGVDLSEFDSRREGIVDALNFLYAGRTLYEGELWPHNSYLELRFGGMRTNFYMLTSLGRQSVDLSIGTFCHENGHQLCRFPDLYDYGTRDGDFEKSQGIGRYCLMSSGNHLNGGRTPAPVTAYYRYLVGWYDRLVNLNGGGDFEARHGEYGTLFKFETDKPNEYFLLENRSRLGLDAHLPASGLAVYHCDTLGSNEWQGGTATKHYQCGLKQADGHLDLELNRNYGDEGDLFAGISGIALSHATTPSSRAWDGADSGFTLRDVSAAGEVIRFSVGEPPPSQATTVSGRAVVDLLIPDKKPEGVRSVIRLDASGRLTAVTVGVDIIHPYIGNLQVELEAPSGRKVLLHNRTGRGTDDLHQEWSSAEFAALQELFGEEISGDWTLHARDLSRRNVGRLNAWYLEVGYEPAQTVIEQATAPLIAIPDGDPNGIRSPLRIDAAGKVKEIVVSLSIVHPYIGDLRVELIAPSGQRAILHNRSGGSADNLRGTYDKSAAPGLETLVGEEAKGEWTLAVYDLAPRDTGKLEVWAIRLVC; encoded by the coding sequence ATGAGCGCGATCTTCGGCGAAACCCTGATACTGACCCAGGACAACGGCCCCGATGTGCCGCTGGTGGTCTTCGGCGACGAATTCTACGCCCGCTATGAAACTCCTGAGGGTTACACGGCGGTCTACGATACCGATCTCGGCCTCTTCTGCTATGCGGTGGTGCTCGACGGACGCTTCGCCTCCAGCGGCGCGCCCATCGGCAAGCAGCCGCCACCGGGGCTGCGCCGGCACCTGAAGGAATCCGGGGAGGTGCGCAACGAAAAGTTCAATCTGCGCTACAACCGCATCATGCCCCCCGAGGACGTCGCAGCCGGCCATCGCCTGCGCACCTTCGGCATGGCCCAGGGCCTGCTCCCCGGCCGCCGGGTCAGCCAGGGGGCGGTGCGCGGTCTGACCATCTTGGTCGACTTCCCCGACCTGCAAAGCACCATTCCCGTCGCTGAGGTGGAGGCCCTGCTCAACGGCGACAACTATCGGGGCAACGGCAATTTCTGCTCGGTGCGGGAATATTTCGCCCTGATGTCGAGCGGCAAGCTCGATTTCCGCAACCGGGTGATCGGTCCGGTGCGCCTTTCCCAGAATCGGGACTACTACAAAACCACTCTGCTGGTGCGCGAAGCCCTGGAACTGGCCATCTCCGAATACGGAGTCGATCTGTCCGAGTTCGATTCGCGCCGCGAGGGGATCGTCGACGCCCTCAACTTTCTTTATGCCGGGCGCACCCTCTACGAAGGAGAGCTGTGGCCGCACAACAGCTATCTTGAACTGCGCTTCGGCGGCATGCGTACCAACTTCTACATGCTCACCAGCCTCGGCCGCCAGAGCGTCGATCTGAGCATCGGCACCTTCTGCCACGAAAACGGTCATCAGCTCTGCCGTTTCCCCGATCTCTACGATTACGGCACCCGCGATGGCGATTTCGAAAAGAGCCAGGGGATCGGTCGCTATTGCCTGATGAGCTCGGGCAACCATCTCAACGGCGGCCGCACCCCGGCGCCGGTCACCGCCTATTACCGCTATCTGGTCGGCTGGTATGACCGCCTCGTCAATCTCAACGGCGGTGGCGACTTCGAGGCCCGGCACGGCGAGTACGGCACCCTTTTCAAATTCGAGACGGACAAGCCGAACGAATATTTTCTGCTGGAAAACCGCAGTCGGCTGGGGCTCGACGCCCATCTTCCGGCCAGCGGCCTGGCCGTCTACCACTGCGACACCCTCGGTTCCAACGAATGGCAGGGGGGAACGGCGACCAAGCATTATCAATGCGGACTGAAGCAGGCGGACGGCCATCTCGATCTGGAGCTCAACCGCAATTACGGGGACGAGGGGGATCTTTTCGCCGGCATCTCCGGCATCGCCCTCTCCCACGCCACCACCCCCTCGTCCCGCGCCTGGGACGGCGCCGATTCAGGTTTCACTCTGCGGGACGTTTCCGCCGCCGGGGAAGTCATCCGTTTTTCCGTCGGTGAACCACCGCCCTCCCAGGCCACAACCGTTTCCGGCCGGGCGGTAGTCGATTTGCTGATTCCCGACAAGAAACCGGAAGGGGTACGCAGCGTCATCCGTCTTGACGCCTCCGGCCGTCTGACCGCCGTCACCGTCGGGGTCGACATCATCCATCCCTACATCGGCAATCTGCAGGTCGAGCTGGAGGCTCCCTCGGGCAGGAAGGTGCTGCTGCACAACCGCACCGGTCGCGGAACGGACGATCTCCACCAGGAGTGGAGTTCGGCGGAGTTCGCGGCGTTACAGGAGTTGTTCGGAGAAGAGATCTCCGGGGATTGGACCTTGCACGCCCGCGATCTTTCCCGTCGCAATGTCGGCCGCCTCAACGCCTGGTATCTCGAAGTGGGCTATGAACCGGCACAAACGGTGATCGAACAGGCGACGGCACCGCTCATCGCCATCCCCGACGGCGACCCCAACGGCATCCGCAGCCCGCTCCGCATCGACGCCGCCGGCAAGGTTAAAGAGATCGTCGTCAGCCTGTCGATAGTCCATCCCTATATCGGCGATCTGCGGGTTGAACTCATCGCCCCTTCGGGACAGCGGGCAATTCTGCACAACCGCTCCGGCGGCAGCGCCGACAACCTGCGCGGCACCTACGACAAAAGCGCGGCACCGGGGCTGGAGACGCTGGTCGGCGAGGAGGCCAAGGGGGAGTGGACCCTGGCCGTCTATGATCTGGCGCCAAGGGATACGGGCAAACTGGAGGTCTGGGCGATTCGGCTGGTCTGCTGA
- the nrfD gene encoding NrfD/PsrC family molybdoenzyme membrane anchor subunit, translated as MLKIGTSPKESKWFLLLGGGMLIGLTAVIAVFTLGHSHVYNTSREVPWGILISSYVFFAVSCSGLCLISSLGHVFGIEQFHASARRAIILAIIMLVCGFGVIAMELEKPFALVIYAVLSPNLESPIWWMGALYGVYLVVLVIEFYYCMQANRVGAFYTGLVGFILAIAAPSNLGGVFGLLSARPFWSGVFSPVYLVVTALISGTALMGLVHYLKVRCRDLDFCGHDRNYLFLLGRILALLLGILMFLTIWRFISGLYQQQEGMYEALMVLLKGPLAFNFWVFEVLLGMLIPFAMILTPSFRSPLGLTVASVLSLIGMFFMRYDFVVAGQLVPVRAGTTETLDGLLRYTPSLAELGIILGGFALCLFLYTLAEKVFDLEVRHVHLPDGSTATSCQGVAITDEELGAHTH; from the coding sequence ATGCTTAAAATCGGCACTTCACCCAAGGAAAGCAAATGGTTTCTCCTGCTCGGAGGGGGCATGCTCATCGGCCTGACGGCAGTGATCGCCGTCTTTACCCTGGGACACAGCCATGTCTACAACACCAGTCGCGAGGTTCCCTGGGGCATTCTCATCTCCAGCTATGTCTTCTTCGCCGTCTCCTGCTCAGGCCTGTGCCTGATCTCCAGCCTCGGGCATGTCTTCGGCATCGAGCAGTTCCACGCCTCGGCCCGCCGGGCAATCATCCTCGCCATCATCATGCTGGTCTGCGGTTTCGGGGTCATCGCCATGGAACTGGAAAAGCCCTTTGCCCTGGTGATCTACGCCGTTCTCAGCCCCAATCTGGAATCGCCCATCTGGTGGATGGGCGCGCTCTACGGCGTCTATTTGGTGGTTTTGGTCATTGAGTTTTACTACTGCATGCAGGCCAACCGCGTCGGCGCTTTTTACACCGGCCTGGTCGGTTTCATTCTCGCCATCGCCGCCCCTTCCAACCTCGGCGGCGTCTTCGGACTCCTTTCCGCCCGCCCCTTCTGGAGCGGCGTCTTCTCCCCCGTCTATCTGGTGGTGACCGCCCTGATCTCGGGCACGGCATTGATGGGCTTGGTGCATTACCTCAAGGTGCGCTGCCGCGATCTCGATTTCTGCGGGCACGACCGCAACTACCTCTTCCTCCTCGGCCGCATCCTCGCCCTGCTTCTCGGCATCCTCATGTTCCTGACCATCTGGCGGTTCATCTCCGGCCTCTACCAGCAGCAGGAAGGGATGTACGAAGCGCTGATGGTACTGCTGAAAGGCCCCTTGGCCTTTAACTTCTGGGTCTTCGAAGTGCTGCTCGGCATGCTCATCCCCTTCGCCATGATCCTCACCCCATCCTTCCGCAGTCCCCTGGGGCTGACGGTGGCAAGCGTGCTCTCGCTGATCGGCATGTTCTTCATGCGTTACGATTTCGTCGTCGCCGGACAACTCGTGCCGGTCCGCGCCGGCACCACCGAAACCCTCGACGGACTGCTGCGGTACACCCCTTCCTTGGCGGAACTCGGCATCATTCTCGGCGGCTTCGCCCTCTGCCTCTTTCTCTACACTCTGGCCGAAAAGGTCTTCGACCTGGAAGTCCGCCACGTCCACCTGCCGGACGGCTCGACGGCGACAAGTTGCCAGGGTGTCGCCATCACCGACGAAGAACTGGGCGCACATACCCACTGA
- a CDS encoding metallophosphoesterase family protein, translated as MNKAIHRRDFLKGAGALALAASLPINLVELAFADSSQNFTFAYISDAHIQHISGNKFVRNWDRGLIRAVAETNLLNPKPDFVLFGGDLAQLGTKPELDHGAEIMSALRYKTHYVMGEHDYYLDMGEYWEKLFGPQYYSFDHKGVHFIVLNSVRTYDDWTYNRWPTAEQRMLEMAGLDNPNGSPFMVGEVQRKWLKDDLDKVDKKTPLVVLSHSPLQKIYKGWNFWTEDAEEIQALLKPFDKVNVIYGHVHQIQYNQIGNISFNAVMATAWPWPYPQSYAQAESLLPKMTVPMNRADPFFERDATGWQFINMNSGNVDMTFTLYNNATRTVRYNPKTGRPEDVTYQAEDTRIPAQTHY; from the coding sequence ATGAACAAAGCCATTCATCGTCGCGACTTTCTCAAGGGGGCCGGCGCCCTGGCCCTGGCCGCCAGTCTGCCGATCAACTTGGTCGAGCTGGCCTTCGCCGACAGCAGTCAGAACTTCACCTTCGCCTATATTTCCGATGCCCATATTCAGCACATCTCCGGCAACAAGTTCGTGCGCAACTGGGATCGCGGCCTGATCCGCGCCGTCGCTGAAACCAATCTGCTCAATCCCAAGCCCGACTTCGTTCTCTTCGGCGGCGACCTTGCCCAACTCGGCACCAAGCCCGAACTCGACCACGGCGCCGAGATCATGTCGGCCCTGCGCTACAAGACCCACTACGTCATGGGCGAGCACGACTACTACCTCGACATGGGCGAATACTGGGAAAAACTCTTTGGTCCCCAGTATTACAGCTTCGATCACAAGGGGGTGCACTTCATCGTTCTCAACAGCGTGCGCACCTACGACGACTGGACCTACAACCGCTGGCCGACCGCCGAGCAGCGCATGCTGGAGATGGCCGGGCTCGACAACCCCAACGGCTCCCCTTTCATGGTTGGTGAGGTTCAGCGCAAGTGGCTGAAAGACGATCTCGACAAGGTCGATAAAAAGACGCCGCTGGTGGTTCTCTCCCATTCCCCCCTGCAGAAGATCTACAAAGGTTGGAACTTCTGGACCGAGGATGCCGAAGAGATCCAGGCGCTGCTCAAGCCCTTCGACAAGGTCAACGTTATCTACGGCCATGTGCATCAGATTCAGTACAACCAGATCGGCAACATCAGCTTCAACGCGGTGATGGCCACCGCCTGGCCCTGGCCCTATCCCCAGAGCTACGCCCAGGCCGAGAGCCTGCTGCCGAAGATGACGGTACCGATGAATAGGGCCGATCCTTTCTTCGAGCGGGACGCCACCGGCTGGCAGTTCATCAACATGAATTCGGGGAACGTGGATATGACCTTCACCCTTTACAACAACGCCACGCGCACGGTCCGCTATAACCCGAAAACCGGCCGCCCCGAGGATGTGACCTATCAGGCCGAGGACACACGGATTCCGGCTCAAACCCACTACTGA